The sequence ttaaggactaaaaatacaaattaattttccaagattaaaaactaaaatacattaaattataagCATTATAAAGATATTTAAGTCTATATATTATAAGCAAATTTCATTTGcattacaataataaaatatacttaaagATGATATGAATATAAATGCTTGGTCAGCTTCCATCTAAACTTTCCAACTGGTGCTTGCGTTATGCAAATCGTAGTCAGCATTTTTGTAGTTCGGTTTGGGTATAAAAAACGTTGTAGTCAGCATTTTAGTGCTTTCAGATAAAACTGAGCACCATACCAACGATAACAAGTGGCAGAGTTAATTACGGGGACAGTTCGTGATGCAGCGTTGCTGTTTCCTGCACAAAATCCGAATCCTCAGTGAGACAGTACTCCACGGAGTAATTTAGATTAATATAAAACACCATTGTTGAAATTTTGTTACCACGTATAGACTTATAGTTTTAATTAACACAAGCACTTATTTTTGCTCCatcaagttaaaattaaataattggcGTGCTTCTGTtgaaatcaattaataaaaatgtgaaGAGTACCTTGTGAAGAAGTGCTATTGGTGGACGAAGTATTCAGTGTGGATGGTGGGCATAACATTGGCGTAGGTTCGTAGAAGCTGTAATTTTCGTATCTAATACTACAACTCGGAGTAAGAACTCTACCACCTATCTTGCCATTACAACAATTTGGGATTTGTGAGATAGCCCTATCCAAGCAATCAAAGCAATCTTGCTGAGACAAATCAGGAGTACACTGCACCATACCATATAGTGTTTGAAAATTTGTAGCAGTTGCATTATCCGTAGCATACTTACGATAAGAGTAACCCAATGAAGCTTCGTCTTTGAGGTTACTCATTAAGTTCCCGAGCACTTGATTGAACTGGTCCACTTCAGTTTCATTGTTTACGTTGACGAGGTAAACAGCAGGGTTAGGTTTCATGACGCCAAATATTAAGCGGCTTGAGTAGCGCAACATGAATTTGTCATAATACATAATTCCCTCTTTTTGGTTTGGACAACGCTGTGCGTGAGATTGCCTCTGGAATAATTGAGACAACTAATTAAGGCACTCATGTGGCTTAAGATCTCCTCTGTAGAGCCCAATGGCGTTTACTTTGTCTTGGTTTTGACCATATAAGAAGTTGTACAAACCATAGTTGATTTGTGTTGGAAGATAGAGTGGTTAAAAGGGTGTAGAGATTGGTGATAGGCGCTATCGTGTGTAGTTCCCTTCGTTGTTGTCACATTATACAGTTGGTGGCTTGGCTTTGGCTTGAGATAGGATCATAAGGTGACAAGAAAGAAAGGAATACAACCAACAAGAAAATACTACTGCCATATTATGATTGATGTTTTAGTATTCATCAGAATGATAAAGAGAATGTGATGGAAGCTTCAGTTAAGATTAATGACGTACGTACGTAATTATAAATTCTATTGGCAATGCCAAAAAAGGTGAAGTGATTAGTTGATTATATATGTGCTCTTGGTTGTAGGATAGGTTGGTAACccaaaaagattttaaaaaatatctttatattcATTCGTGTAATGTGGATTGAGTATTACACTATTTATAATAAGTTTGATATTGatatattgtaattataatttctaatttcttatattaatagttgatcatcttattattattatttttaaaaaattaatttaaaattaatgttagtatttatttatgcataatattaatgtttatattattatgCATTGATGTATCGATATGTCATAACTCCctgttaaaaaatttgatagTATATCATAAGAAAAATCGTTTAGCAAAATATGTAATTAGTTCTAAATAAAGAGAATACAAAAAGTATACTTTTATATTacaaatagttttttaaaaaaatataaccatACAAACTCAGAATAAGTCAATATGATAATGTGAAACTTTCTTGCACTTTTGAATGAAATGGTGGCTTGTGGAATCCAAATGTTTGACGGTTAAAATATATGGATCGATTGACCAAGTTTTCCTCAACTTTGATGACAAGTTTTTCTCCACAAAAATAGCGCTTTAAGGACAATttgaaatatgtatatatatgtttttctcCACAAAAATAGTTCTTTAAGGACAATTtgaaatgtgtatatatatgttttgcatCAAAGCTTCAAGTACAAGctagatgtattttttttttcaaattttaagtataaaaaataaaaattcatttaaattatttcactAACTATATATCtttaatatctatatata comes from Glycine soja cultivar W05 chromosome 20, ASM419377v2, whole genome shotgun sequence and encodes:
- the LOC114402952 gene encoding cysteine-rich receptor-like protein kinase 25 — encoded protein: MYYDKFMLRYSSRLIFGVMKPNPAVYLVNVNNETEVDQFNQVLGNLMSNLKDEASLGYSYRKYATDNATATNFQTLYGMVQCTPDLSQQDCFDCLDRAISQIPNCCNGKIGGRVLTPSCSIRYENYSFYEPTPMLCPPSTLNTSSTNSTSSQGNSNAASRTVPVINSATCYRWYGAQFYLKALKC